A genomic segment from Pseudomonas sp. S09G 359 encodes:
- a CDS encoding YkgJ family cysteine cluster protein encodes MNCREGCGACCIAPSISSPLPGMPQGKPAGERCLHLSVEQLCQLFGQPERPAVCSEFKADIEVCGTDQADAIRLIGWWEQMTAA; translated from the coding sequence ATGAATTGCCGTGAAGGCTGTGGCGCTTGCTGCATCGCCCCCTCCATCAGTTCGCCATTACCGGGAATGCCACAGGGCAAACCGGCGGGCGAACGCTGCCTGCACCTGTCGGTCGAACAGCTATGCCAGCTGTTCGGGCAGCCGGAACGCCCGGCGGTGTGCAGTGAGTTCAAGGCGGATATCGAAGTCTGTGGTACCGACCAGGCCGATGCGATCCGGTTGATCGGCTGGTGGGAGCAGATGACGGCGGCTTGA
- a CDS encoding translation initiation factor 2 yields MTSIVRAALVIGLLSLCNVGTVLAAAPVTDSKPAASTQQKTPAKKPAAAQKAAVAKKKAATVKKRAASKSSREVAQTQLPPAQLDLSLPSDMVRHLQPLGTVPKPKSVPLLPPMFGEKPTDNSAFQINGRLLSNEMKLQLRNEERREVEGAALEFEFKQ; encoded by the coding sequence ATGACCTCGATTGTTCGTGCTGCTTTGGTGATTGGCCTGTTAAGCCTGTGTAACGTTGGCACGGTGCTGGCGGCAGCCCCCGTGACTGACAGCAAGCCCGCTGCCAGCACCCAGCAGAAGACTCCCGCGAAAAAACCGGCTGCCGCCCAAAAAGCGGCGGTGGCGAAGAAAAAAGCCGCCACGGTTAAAAAACGCGCAGCGTCCAAATCATCCCGTGAAGTGGCGCAAACCCAATTGCCACCGGCACAGTTGGATCTGTCCCTGCCTTCGGACATGGTCCGGCACCTGCAACCCCTGGGCACCGTGCCCAAGCCCAAAAGTGTGCCGCTGCTGCCACCGATGTTTGGCGAGAAGCCCACCGACAACAGCGCGTTCCAGATCAACGGCCGCCTGCTCAGCAATGAGATGAAGCTGCAACTGCGCAACGAAGAGCGCCGTGAAGTGGAAGGCGCCGCGTTGGAATTCGAGTTCAAGCAGTAA
- a CDS encoding PLP-dependent aminotransferase family protein codes for MTNLLLYQRIAQQLAEDIRRGVYQPGERVPSVRKMSSQLNVSHATVLQAYANLEDQGLIRARPQSGYYVHQTPALTAPTPDIARVERPGLVTRSSIIQQVLGESRREGVFPLGAAVPSVDYLPVRALHQQLAKVTRFQSPRAFSYMFSPGFEPLRRQVAIRMRDAGVVVDPSEVVITHGCVDALQMSLRVLTRPGDLIAAESPTYYGLLQLADLLGLKVIEIPSDPATGMSLEALQLAANQWSIKALVLTTRLSNPLGGTMPEERQKQLLRLASDFDIQIVEDDIYGELMFEVGRTKALKAYDRLDRVIYCSSFSKTLSPGVRIGWMIAGKYQQEIQRLQMFSTHSACSVTQMGVAAYLENGGYDRHLRYIRQEYRKNLSAFQLAVQQYFPEGTQMTRPTGGFILWVSLPGRVNTQELHVRALQQGISIAPGLIFSNTEQFNHCIRLNCGTPWNREAERALMTLGMLASQLCQETAAGLL; via the coding sequence ATGACCAATCTGTTGCTTTACCAACGTATCGCCCAGCAACTGGCTGAGGATATCCGGCGCGGTGTCTATCAACCGGGTGAGCGCGTGCCTTCGGTGCGCAAGATGAGTTCCCAGCTCAACGTCAGCCATGCCACGGTGTTGCAGGCCTACGCCAACCTGGAAGACCAGGGGCTGATCCGGGCGCGGCCGCAGTCCGGCTATTACGTGCACCAGACACCGGCGCTGACCGCGCCGACGCCGGACATCGCCCGGGTCGAGCGCCCGGGGTTGGTTACCCGCAGCAGCATTATTCAACAGGTATTGGGCGAGTCGCGCCGTGAAGGCGTATTCCCGTTGGGCGCCGCCGTGCCGAGCGTCGACTACTTGCCGGTGCGCGCACTGCACCAGCAACTGGCCAAGGTCACGCGCTTCCAGAGCCCGCGCGCCTTCAGCTACATGTTCAGCCCCGGTTTCGAACCACTGCGCCGCCAGGTGGCGATTCGCATGCGTGATGCCGGCGTGGTGGTGGACCCTTCCGAAGTGGTGATTACCCACGGTTGCGTGGATGCGTTGCAGATGTCGCTGCGGGTGCTGACACGCCCTGGTGACCTGATTGCCGCTGAATCACCGACCTATTATGGCTTGCTGCAGCTGGCCGATCTGCTGGGCCTGAAGGTTATCGAGATTCCCAGCGACCCCGCCACCGGCATGAGCCTGGAAGCCCTGCAGCTGGCGGCCAACCAATGGTCGATCAAGGCCTTGGTGCTGACTACCCGCCTGAGCAATCCCTTGGGCGGCACCATGCCCGAAGAGCGGCAGAAACAGTTGCTGCGCCTGGCCTCGGATTTCGATATCCAGATCGTCGAGGACGATATCTACGGCGAGCTGATGTTCGAAGTGGGCCGCACCAAGGCCCTGAAAGCCTACGACCGCCTTGACCGGGTCATCTATTGCTCAAGCTTTTCGAAAACGCTGTCCCCAGGCGTGCGCATCGGTTGGATGATCGCCGGCAAGTACCAGCAGGAAATCCAGCGCCTGCAGATGTTCAGCACGCATTCGGCGTGCAGCGTCACCCAGATGGGCGTCGCCGCCTACCTGGAGAACGGCGGCTACGACCGGCACTTGCGCTACATCCGCCAGGAATACCGCAAGAACCTGAGCGCGTTCCAGCTGGCGGTGCAGCAGTACTTCCCGGAAGGCACCCAGATGACCCGTCCGACCGGCGGTTTTATCCTGTGGGTCAGTTTGCCTGGGCGGGTCAATACCCAGGAACTGCACGTGCGTGCACTGCAACAGGGCATCAGCATTGCGCCGGGGCTGATCTTCAGCAATACCGAGCAGTTCAACCACTGTATCCGCCTCAACTGCGGCACGCCGTGGAACCGCGAGGCGGAGCGGGCGCTGATGACGTTGGGCATGCTGGCCAGCCAGTTATGCCAGGAAACTGCGGCCGGCCTGCTGTAG
- a CDS encoding OmpA family protein: MSRRLRCVVLLGAAVLGGCASHPSGEQALQQAGSDFQKVKEDANVLRIAPKDVIRAGESLARADRLSSYWGSGADVVHYAYLSQRYSAIAREHTEQALNEERGAKLELERQRLQLALRENKLISVQQQGKWLEEQIASLATTQTDRGLVMTLGDVLFDTGDAELKNSANRIVLKIVQFLQLNPKRVVRIEGYADNTGGEQENLKLSRDRAQAVADVLVDLGIDEKRIQVEGYGDQYPVEANASERGRAQNRRVEIVFSDEKGQLGAAR; this comes from the coding sequence ATGAGCCGGCGTTTGCGTTGTGTTGTGCTGCTGGGGGCTGCGGTACTCGGCGGTTGCGCCAGCCACCCGAGTGGCGAGCAGGCCTTGCAGCAGGCCGGCAGCGACTTCCAGAAGGTCAAGGAAGACGCCAATGTGTTGCGCATCGCGCCCAAGGACGTGATTCGCGCCGGTGAATCCCTGGCGCGTGCCGATCGCTTGTCCAGCTATTGGGGCAGCGGTGCGGACGTGGTGCATTACGCCTACCTGAGCCAGCGCTACAGTGCGATTGCCCGCGAACACACCGAACAGGCGCTCAACGAAGAGCGCGGCGCCAAGCTCGAACTGGAACGTCAGCGCCTGCAACTGGCCCTGCGTGAAAACAAGCTGATCAGCGTGCAGCAACAGGGCAAATGGCTTGAGGAACAGATCGCCAGCCTGGCCACTACCCAGACTGATCGCGGCCTGGTGATGACCCTGGGCGATGTGCTGTTCGACACCGGTGACGCCGAACTGAAAAACTCGGCCAACCGCATCGTGCTGAAAATCGTGCAGTTCCTGCAACTGAACCCCAAGCGCGTGGTGCGCATCGAGGGTTACGCCGACAACACGGGCGGTGAGCAGGAAAACCTCAAGCTGTCCCGCGACCGTGCGCAAGCAGTGGCTGATGTGCTGGTGGACCTGGGCATCGACGAAAAACGCATCCAGGTCGAAGGTTATGGCGACCAGTACCCGGTGGAAGCGAATGCCTCCGAGCGGGGCAGGGCGCAGAATCGTCGCGTGGAGATCGTGTTCTCCGACGAAAAAGGCCAGTTAGGCGCCGCTCGCTAA
- a CDS encoding DUF4398 domain-containing protein — MTLRPLFAALAVVALAGCAADPAPNEQIRLTQQALEQANAVGASADESPELKLAEDKFAQAKADMADQSYKDARMQAEQAELDARLAEARVLTRKSQEQLNVLNTRITRLRKQLQLGEAQ; from the coding sequence GTGACTCTTCGACCTCTTTTCGCGGCCCTCGCCGTTGTCGCTCTGGCGGGATGTGCAGCCGATCCTGCGCCGAATGAACAAATACGCCTCACCCAGCAAGCCTTGGAACAAGCCAATGCCGTGGGTGCCAGTGCCGACGAATCACCCGAATTGAAGCTGGCCGAAGATAAATTCGCCCAGGCCAAGGCCGACATGGCCGACCAATCCTACAAAGACGCGCGCATGCAGGCCGAACAGGCCGAGCTGGATGCACGCTTGGCCGAAGCTCGCGTGCTGACCCGCAAGAGCCAGGAGCAACTCAACGTGCTCAACACCCGCATCACGCGCCTGCGCAAGCAATTGCAGTTGGGGGAAGCCCAATGA
- a CDS encoding ABC transporter substrate-binding protein gives MQLRHWTVLLGLTLLPGLTLAAGKCDRLVITGSPDAPPLLWRDPQDPTHLIGATADVLQQVAKELGLKVDLLYGGKRSLALDEVRSGRMDILADAPLNLGELDSLDYIHPALVQTDYLVWTRKDSALAYTIAADLHGHKGAVSERARLSREFETFAGQQLSLQRLPSLTPAFQKLLLGEVDYVLAGRYSGMAMAQTLGMSNDLVARDIPIDQPGLYLAISHNSACNDPWLRGQLAKKMTELPASGVTEAALQRNLERWKAQLQQPVGTPTK, from the coding sequence ATGCAATTGCGCCACTGGACCGTATTGCTCGGTCTTACGCTACTGCCGGGCCTGACGCTGGCCGCCGGCAAGTGTGACCGCCTGGTGATCACCGGCAGCCCGGACGCGCCGCCCTTGCTCTGGCGTGACCCTCAGGACCCCACGCACCTGATCGGCGCCACCGCCGATGTGTTGCAGCAAGTGGCCAAGGAGTTGGGCCTCAAAGTCGACCTGCTCTATGGCGGCAAGCGCTCCCTGGCTTTGGATGAAGTGCGCAGCGGGCGCATGGACATCCTCGCCGATGCGCCGCTGAACCTGGGCGAACTGGACAGCCTCGACTACATCCACCCGGCGTTGGTGCAAACCGACTACCTGGTGTGGACACGCAAGGATTCGGCCTTGGCCTACACCATTGCGGCCGACCTGCATGGGCACAAGGGCGCCGTGTCGGAGCGCGCACGCTTGAGCCGCGAATTCGAGACCTTCGCCGGCCAGCAACTCAGCCTGCAACGTCTGCCCAGCCTGACTCCCGCGTTCCAGAAGCTGCTGCTCGGGGAAGTCGATTACGTGTTGGCCGGGCGTTATTCCGGCATGGCCATGGCGCAGACATTGGGCATGAGTAACGACCTGGTCGCCCGTGATATTCCCATCGACCAGCCCGGTCTGTACCTGGCGATTTCCCACAACTCGGCCTGCAATGATCCGTGGTTGCGCGGACAGCTCGCCAAAAAGATGACAGAATTGCCCGCGTCCGGTGTGACGGAAGCCGCGCTGCAGCGCAACCTCGAGCGTTGGAAAGCGCAATTGCAACAACCCGTCGGCACCCCAACAAAGTAG
- a CDS encoding electron transfer flavoprotein subunit alpha/FixB family protein → MAILVIAEHDNKALAPATLNTVAAAAKIGGDIHVLVAGQGAGAVAEAAAKIAGVSKVLLADNAAYAHQLPENVAPLVAELGAGYSHILAAATSNGKNILPRVAAQLDVDQISEIVSVESADTFKRPIYAGNAIATVQSTAAIKVITVRATGFDPVAAEGGSAAVEAVAAAHDAGTSSFVGEELAKSDRPELTAAKIVVSGGRGMQNGDNFKHLYALADKLGAAVGASRAAVDAGFVPNDMQVGQTGKIVAPQLYIAVGISGAIQHLAGMKDSKVIVAINKDEEAPIFQVADYGLVADLFEAVPELEKLV, encoded by the coding sequence ATGGCTATCCTCGTAATCGCCGAACACGACAACAAGGCGCTGGCCCCGGCCACCCTGAACACCGTGGCTGCTGCCGCGAAAATCGGTGGCGACATTCACGTGCTGGTAGCCGGTCAAGGCGCTGGCGCCGTGGCTGAAGCCGCTGCGAAAATCGCTGGCGTGAGCAAAGTGCTGCTGGCCGACAACGCCGCGTACGCTCACCAGTTGCCGGAAAACGTTGCTCCTCTGGTCGCAGAGCTGGGCGCCGGCTACAGCCACATCCTGGCTGCCGCCACTTCCAACGGCAAAAACATCCTGCCACGCGTTGCCGCGCAGTTGGACGTTGACCAGATCTCCGAGATCGTTTCGGTAGAAAGCGCCGACACCTTCAAGCGCCCGATCTACGCCGGTAACGCCATTGCCACCGTGCAATCGACCGCCGCGATCAAAGTGATCACCGTGCGTGCCACCGGTTTCGACCCGGTTGCTGCTGAAGGTGGTTCGGCTGCCGTTGAAGCCGTCGCTGCTGCCCACGACGCTGGCACTTCCAGCTTTGTTGGCGAAGAGCTGGCCAAGTCGGACCGCCCTGAGCTGACCGCTGCCAAGATCGTCGTTTCCGGCGGCCGTGGCATGCAGAACGGTGACAACTTCAAACACCTGTACGCCCTGGCTGACAAGCTCGGCGCTGCGGTCGGCGCTTCCCGCGCGGCCGTCGACGCAGGTTTCGTACCCAACGACATGCAGGTCGGCCAGACCGGCAAAATCGTTGCGCCACAGCTGTACATCGCGGTCGGTATCTCCGGCGCGATCCAGCACTTGGCCGGTATGAAAGACTCCAAAGTGATCGTCGCGATCAACAAGGACGAAGAAGCACCGATCTTCCAGGTGGCTGATTACGGCCTGGTTGCGGACTTGTTCGAAGCCGTACCTGAGTTGGAGAAGCTGGTCTAA
- a CDS encoding electron transfer flavoprotein subunit beta/FixA family protein — protein sequence MKVLVAVKRVVDYNVKVRVKADNSGVDLANVKMSMNPFCEIAVEEAVRLKEKGVATEIVVVSIGPTTAQEQLRTALALGADRAVLVESAEELTSLAVAKLLKAVVDKEQPQLVILGKQAIDSDNNQTGQMLAALTGYGQGTFASKVEVSGDSVAVTREIDGGAQTVSLKLPAIVTTDLRLNEPRYASLPNIMKAKKKPLEVLTPDALGVSTASTNKTVKVEAPAARSAGIKVKSVAELVEKLKNEAKVI from the coding sequence ATGAAGGTTCTTGTAGCTGTCAAACGCGTTGTCGATTACAACGTGAAAGTTCGCGTCAAGGCGGACAATTCCGGCGTCGACCTTGCTAACGTCAAGATGTCGATGAACCCATTCTGTGAAATCGCCGTGGAAGAAGCCGTACGCCTGAAAGAAAAAGGCGTGGCGACTGAAATCGTCGTGGTTTCCATCGGCCCTACCACTGCTCAAGAGCAGCTGCGTACCGCCCTGGCGCTGGGCGCCGACCGCGCCGTGCTGGTTGAGTCCGCTGAAGAGCTGACCTCCCTGGCCGTGGCCAAGTTGCTCAAGGCCGTTGTCGACAAGGAACAGCCTCAGCTGGTGATCCTCGGCAAACAAGCCATCGACAGCGACAACAACCAGACTGGCCAGATGCTGGCTGCGCTGACCGGTTACGGCCAGGGCACCTTCGCCTCGAAAGTCGAAGTGAGCGGCGACAGCGTTGCCGTCACCCGCGAAATCGACGGCGGCGCACAGACGGTTTCCCTGAAACTGCCGGCCATCGTCACCACCGACCTGCGTTTGAACGAGCCGCGCTACGCGTCCCTGCCAAACATCATGAAAGCCAAGAAGAAGCCTCTCGAAGTGCTGACTCCGGACGCTTTGGGCGTTTCCACCGCCTCCACCAACAAGACCGTCAAAGTCGAAGCGCCGGCTGCACGCAGCGCGGGCATCAAGGTCAAGTCGGTGGCTGAACTGGTCGAGAAACTGAAAAACGAAGCGAAGGTGATCTGA